From Macrobrachium rosenbergii isolate ZJJX-2024 chromosome 17, ASM4041242v1, whole genome shotgun sequence, one genomic window encodes:
- the LOC136847700 gene encoding glutamate receptor ionotropic, delta-1-like isoform X2: MQRRGSHRKVVILLLILFVAEVGGQVMKRRESYRFPACFNADIGSDRHSDVLPGKSLSSDKQKRPFVQRAEMKALPTVADFSRTGLPKNSEEIYYTGVLAEGSNGLRKTEGFRYTGSKLNSLHEQQRTEHEDPSTGAVMSVLLSLHLLQESCSFTIFTEQGADEAAGRMWQVLRHEPVKVYDLLTDVLKRRDTWARTICDCYLFFLNEFEDFRHHAAVSHYHQSIHDPQPMPLWNYHAYHFVILPTHRSNMSIGPQDIFSLYNFQKTARVIVFQPEDDYVLVWSHQLYKQGSGLRYLGMWKRGVFRGRLQQLFEKALEDFDGAPLRVAAFDHPPSVVYAYDEHHNIVSRMGVDMQIVKSIAEAMNFTPEFLEVPHDELWGYELPNGTWTGLVGKVFYEHADIGACNVFLELHRWIVVDYSAPYNFERGCFVAPSPKPLQNWKSPVLPFAWDTWISIAVFLLAGGFLSYLIATLSMKPEPREFHSLSYDYLYILAILTMRTGYAVPSHTPLQIYIGFVGILGLIVSTAYSANLVAFLSVTPMSAPIDTMKELSASGLRIGGVAFWKTQFAASIDPVVQNFANVLESDLDFGSLFDRVEAGDFALIENKQYLELQAGARYTYGSRTTIRIVGECLLPYSIGLAFQKNSPLKQVFDGAILRLFESGVVSKWQEEVVDYFRQQYKEKRQQKAVAVQSDNRPLKLEQLQGVFYVLGIGCILSALLMLAEVLALL, from the exons ATGCAGAGGAGAGGGTCTCACCGCAAAGTGGTAATCCTGTTGCTAATCCTATTTGTTGCTGAAGTTGGCGGTCAGGTAATGAAGAGGAGGGAATCTTACAGGTTTCCCGCTTGTTTTAATGCTGATATTGGATCAGATCGTCACTCTGATGTGCTTCCTGGCAAATCTCTTTCGAGCGATAAACAAAAAAGGCCGTTTGTGCAGCGAGCTGAGATGAAAGCACTTCCCACAGTTGCAGATTTCAGTAGAACTGGACTGCCGAAGAATTCGGAAGAAATTTATTATACTGGCGTTTTAGCGGAAGGAAGTAACGGCCTAAGGAAAACTGAAGGTTTCAGATATACCGGGTCTAAG CTGAATTCCCTACACGAACAGCAGAGGACGGAGCACGAGGATCCCTCCACAGGAGCGGTGATGAGCGTCCTTCTTTCTCTCCACCTCCTGCAGGAGAGCTGTTCCTTCACCATCTTCACAGAACAAGGCGCAGACGAAGCTGCTGGCAGGATGTGGCAGGTCCTACGACATGAACCAGTCAAG GTATATGACCTGTTGACGGATGTCCTCAAGAGAAGAGATACATGGGCTCGAACCATATGTGACTGCTACCTCTTTTTTCTGAATGAGTTCGAAGACTTCAGACACCATGCTGCTGTCAGTCACTATCACCAGTCAATCCACGACCCCCAACCAATGCCTTTGTGGAACTACCACGCCTATCACTTTGTCATTTTACCCACCCACCGCTCTAACATGTCAATTGGGCCACaggatattttttccctttacaaCTTCCAAAAGACCGCAAGAGTGATAGTCTTTCAGCCTGAGGATGACTATGTGCTGGTCTGGTCACATCAGCTCTACAAACAAGGTTCGGGCTTGAGATACCTCGGCATGTGGAAAAGGGGAGTATTTCGTGGGCGTTTACAACAGCTTTTCGAGAAGGCTCTCGAAGATTTTGATGGTGCTCCTCTTCGGGTTGCGGCATTTGACCACCCTCCCAGCGTCGTCTATGCTTATGACGAACATCACAACATCGTTAGCCGCATGGGCGTCGATATGCAAATTGTGAAGAGTATTGCCGAGGCCATGAATTTTACCCCTGAATTCCTCGAAGTCCCTCACGACGAGCTTTGGGGTTACGAACTTCCAAACGGCACGTGGACGGGTCTGGTCGGGAAAGTGTTCTATGAGCACGCAGATATCGGCGCCTGCAACGTATTCCTCGAGTTGCATCGCTGGATAGTGGTCGATTACTCCGCTCCCTATAATTTTGAGCGCGGTTGCTTTGTTGCTCCTTCGCCGAAACCTTTACAGAATTGGAAATCTCCCGTCTTGCCCTTTGCCTGGGATACCTGGATTTCCATCGCTGTGTTTCTGTTGGCTGGAGGTTTCCTCTCATACCTGATAGCCactttaagcatgaaaccagaaCCCCGGGAGTTTCACAGCCTTTCCTACGACTACCTTTATATTTTGGCCATTTTGACAATGCGAACCGGCTACGCTGTCCCATCGCACACGCCACTTCAAATCTACATAGGTTTCGTCGGGATACTCGGCCTCATTGTATCTACAGCTTATTCTGCCAACCTTGTGGCCTTTTTATCAGTCACCCCAATGTCGGCACCCATTGACACGATGAAGGAGTTATCGGCCAGCGGCCTAAGGATCGGGGGAGTAGCCTTTTGGAAAACCCAGTTCGCCGCGTCTATTGACCCTGTTGTCCAAAATTTCGCGAACGTCTTGGAAAGCGACTTGGATTTTGGCTCACTCTTTGATCGCGTGGAAGCGGGCGACTTTGCACTGATTGAAAACAAGCAGTATCTAGAACTCCAGGCAGGAGCTCGATACACTTACGGCAGCAGAACTACCATTCGTATCGTAGGGGAGTGTCTCCTGCCCTACAGTATAGGACTAGCCTTCCAGAAGAATTCTCCTCTGAAACAGGTCTTCGATGGGGCTATTTTGCGACTGTTCGAGTCTGGAGTCGTAAGTAAGTGGCAAGAGGAGGTCGTGGATTACTTTAGGCAGCAGTACAAGGAGAAAAGACAACAGAAAGCAGTAGCTGTGCAGAGTGACAACAGGCCCCTAAAACTGGAGCAGCTTCAAGGGGTATTTTACGTTCTGGGTATAGGGTGCATTTTATCGGCACTTCTCATGCTGGCTGAAGTCTTGGCTTTGCTTTAG
- the LOC136847700 gene encoding glutamate receptor ionotropic, delta-1-like isoform X3 has product MSVLLSLHLLQESCSFTIFTEQGADEAAGRMWQVLRHEPVKVYDLLTDVLKRRDTWARTICDCYLFFLNEFEDFRHHAAVSHYHQSIHDPQPMPLWNYHAYHFVILPTHRSNMSIGPQDIFSLYNFQKTARVIVFQPEDDYVLVWSHQLYKQGSGLRYLGMWKRGVFRGRLQQLFEKALEDFDGAPLRVAAFDHPPSVVYAYDEHHNIVSRMGVDMQIVKSIAEAMNFTPEFLEVPHDELWGYELPNGTWTGLVGKVFYEHADIGACNVFLELHRWIVVDYSAPYNFERGCFVAPSPKPLQNWKSPVLPFAWDTWISIAVFLLAGGFLSYLIATLSMKPEPREFHSLSYDYLYILAILTMRTGYAVPSHTPLQIYIGFVGILGLIVSTAYSANLVAFLSVTPMSAPIDTMKELSASGLRIGGVAFWKTQFAASIDPVVQNFANVLESDLDFGSLFDRVEAGDFALIENKQYLELQAGARYTYGSRTTIRIVGECLLPYSIGLAFQKNSPLKQVFDGAILRLFESGVVSKWQEEVVDYFRQQYKEKRQQKAVAVQSDNRPLKLEQLQGVFYVLGIGCILSALLMLAEVLALL; this is encoded by the exons ATGAGCGTCCTTCTTTCTCTCCACCTCCTGCAGGAGAGCTGTTCCTTCACCATCTTCACAGAACAAGGCGCAGACGAAGCTGCTGGCAGGATGTGGCAGGTCCTACGACATGAACCAGTCAAG GTATATGACCTGTTGACGGATGTCCTCAAGAGAAGAGATACATGGGCTCGAACCATATGTGACTGCTACCTCTTTTTTCTGAATGAGTTCGAAGACTTCAGACACCATGCTGCTGTCAGTCACTATCACCAGTCAATCCACGACCCCCAACCAATGCCTTTGTGGAACTACCACGCCTATCACTTTGTCATTTTACCCACCCACCGCTCTAACATGTCAATTGGGCCACaggatattttttccctttacaaCTTCCAAAAGACCGCAAGAGTGATAGTCTTTCAGCCTGAGGATGACTATGTGCTGGTCTGGTCACATCAGCTCTACAAACAAGGTTCGGGCTTGAGATACCTCGGCATGTGGAAAAGGGGAGTATTTCGTGGGCGTTTACAACAGCTTTTCGAGAAGGCTCTCGAAGATTTTGATGGTGCTCCTCTTCGGGTTGCGGCATTTGACCACCCTCCCAGCGTCGTCTATGCTTATGACGAACATCACAACATCGTTAGCCGCATGGGCGTCGATATGCAAATTGTGAAGAGTATTGCCGAGGCCATGAATTTTACCCCTGAATTCCTCGAAGTCCCTCACGACGAGCTTTGGGGTTACGAACTTCCAAACGGCACGTGGACGGGTCTGGTCGGGAAAGTGTTCTATGAGCACGCAGATATCGGCGCCTGCAACGTATTCCTCGAGTTGCATCGCTGGATAGTGGTCGATTACTCCGCTCCCTATAATTTTGAGCGCGGTTGCTTTGTTGCTCCTTCGCCGAAACCTTTACAGAATTGGAAATCTCCCGTCTTGCCCTTTGCCTGGGATACCTGGATTTCCATCGCTGTGTTTCTGTTGGCTGGAGGTTTCCTCTCATACCTGATAGCCactttaagcatgaaaccagaaCCCCGGGAGTTTCACAGCCTTTCCTACGACTACCTTTATATTTTGGCCATTTTGACAATGCGAACCGGCTACGCTGTCCCATCGCACACGCCACTTCAAATCTACATAGGTTTCGTCGGGATACTCGGCCTCATTGTATCTACAGCTTATTCTGCCAACCTTGTGGCCTTTTTATCAGTCACCCCAATGTCGGCACCCATTGACACGATGAAGGAGTTATCGGCCAGCGGCCTAAGGATCGGGGGAGTAGCCTTTTGGAAAACCCAGTTCGCCGCGTCTATTGACCCTGTTGTCCAAAATTTCGCGAACGTCTTGGAAAGCGACTTGGATTTTGGCTCACTCTTTGATCGCGTGGAAGCGGGCGACTTTGCACTGATTGAAAACAAGCAGTATCTAGAACTCCAGGCAGGAGCTCGATACACTTACGGCAGCAGAACTACCATTCGTATCGTAGGGGAGTGTCTCCTGCCCTACAGTATAGGACTAGCCTTCCAGAAGAATTCTCCTCTGAAACAGGTCTTCGATGGGGCTATTTTGCGACTGTTCGAGTCTGGAGTCGTAAGTAAGTGGCAAGAGGAGGTCGTGGATTACTTTAGGCAGCAGTACAAGGAGAAAAGACAACAGAAAGCAGTAGCTGTGCAGAGTGACAACAGGCCCCTAAAACTGGAGCAGCTTCAAGGGGTATTTTACGTTCTGGGTATAGGGTGCATTTTATCGGCACTTCTCATGCTGGCTGAAGTCTTGGCTTTGCTTTAG
- the LOC136847700 gene encoding glutamate receptor ionotropic, delta-1-like isoform X1 codes for MQRRGSHRKVVILLLILFVAEVGGQVMKRRESYRFPACFNADIGSDRHSDVLPGKSLSSDKQKRPFVQRAEMKALPTVADFSRTGLPKNSEEIYYTGVLAEGSNGLRKTEGFRYTGSKKLNSLHEQQRTEHEDPSTGAVMSVLLSLHLLQESCSFTIFTEQGADEAAGRMWQVLRHEPVKVYDLLTDVLKRRDTWARTICDCYLFFLNEFEDFRHHAAVSHYHQSIHDPQPMPLWNYHAYHFVILPTHRSNMSIGPQDIFSLYNFQKTARVIVFQPEDDYVLVWSHQLYKQGSGLRYLGMWKRGVFRGRLQQLFEKALEDFDGAPLRVAAFDHPPSVVYAYDEHHNIVSRMGVDMQIVKSIAEAMNFTPEFLEVPHDELWGYELPNGTWTGLVGKVFYEHADIGACNVFLELHRWIVVDYSAPYNFERGCFVAPSPKPLQNWKSPVLPFAWDTWISIAVFLLAGGFLSYLIATLSMKPEPREFHSLSYDYLYILAILTMRTGYAVPSHTPLQIYIGFVGILGLIVSTAYSANLVAFLSVTPMSAPIDTMKELSASGLRIGGVAFWKTQFAASIDPVVQNFANVLESDLDFGSLFDRVEAGDFALIENKQYLELQAGARYTYGSRTTIRIVGECLLPYSIGLAFQKNSPLKQVFDGAILRLFESGVVSKWQEEVVDYFRQQYKEKRQQKAVAVQSDNRPLKLEQLQGVFYVLGIGCILSALLMLAEVLALL; via the exons ATGCAGAGGAGAGGGTCTCACCGCAAAGTGGTAATCCTGTTGCTAATCCTATTTGTTGCTGAAGTTGGCGGTCAGGTAATGAAGAGGAGGGAATCTTACAGGTTTCCCGCTTGTTTTAATGCTGATATTGGATCAGATCGTCACTCTGATGTGCTTCCTGGCAAATCTCTTTCGAGCGATAAACAAAAAAGGCCGTTTGTGCAGCGAGCTGAGATGAAAGCACTTCCCACAGTTGCAGATTTCAGTAGAACTGGACTGCCGAAGAATTCGGAAGAAATTTATTATACTGGCGTTTTAGCGGAAGGAAGTAACGGCCTAAGGAAAACTGAAGGTTTCAGATATACCGGGTCTAAG AAGCTGAATTCCCTACACGAACAGCAGAGGACGGAGCACGAGGATCCCTCCACAGGAGCGGTGATGAGCGTCCTTCTTTCTCTCCACCTCCTGCAGGAGAGCTGTTCCTTCACCATCTTCACAGAACAAGGCGCAGACGAAGCTGCTGGCAGGATGTGGCAGGTCCTACGACATGAACCAGTCAAG GTATATGACCTGTTGACGGATGTCCTCAAGAGAAGAGATACATGGGCTCGAACCATATGTGACTGCTACCTCTTTTTTCTGAATGAGTTCGAAGACTTCAGACACCATGCTGCTGTCAGTCACTATCACCAGTCAATCCACGACCCCCAACCAATGCCTTTGTGGAACTACCACGCCTATCACTTTGTCATTTTACCCACCCACCGCTCTAACATGTCAATTGGGCCACaggatattttttccctttacaaCTTCCAAAAGACCGCAAGAGTGATAGTCTTTCAGCCTGAGGATGACTATGTGCTGGTCTGGTCACATCAGCTCTACAAACAAGGTTCGGGCTTGAGATACCTCGGCATGTGGAAAAGGGGAGTATTTCGTGGGCGTTTACAACAGCTTTTCGAGAAGGCTCTCGAAGATTTTGATGGTGCTCCTCTTCGGGTTGCGGCATTTGACCACCCTCCCAGCGTCGTCTATGCTTATGACGAACATCACAACATCGTTAGCCGCATGGGCGTCGATATGCAAATTGTGAAGAGTATTGCCGAGGCCATGAATTTTACCCCTGAATTCCTCGAAGTCCCTCACGACGAGCTTTGGGGTTACGAACTTCCAAACGGCACGTGGACGGGTCTGGTCGGGAAAGTGTTCTATGAGCACGCAGATATCGGCGCCTGCAACGTATTCCTCGAGTTGCATCGCTGGATAGTGGTCGATTACTCCGCTCCCTATAATTTTGAGCGCGGTTGCTTTGTTGCTCCTTCGCCGAAACCTTTACAGAATTGGAAATCTCCCGTCTTGCCCTTTGCCTGGGATACCTGGATTTCCATCGCTGTGTTTCTGTTGGCTGGAGGTTTCCTCTCATACCTGATAGCCactttaagcatgaaaccagaaCCCCGGGAGTTTCACAGCCTTTCCTACGACTACCTTTATATTTTGGCCATTTTGACAATGCGAACCGGCTACGCTGTCCCATCGCACACGCCACTTCAAATCTACATAGGTTTCGTCGGGATACTCGGCCTCATTGTATCTACAGCTTATTCTGCCAACCTTGTGGCCTTTTTATCAGTCACCCCAATGTCGGCACCCATTGACACGATGAAGGAGTTATCGGCCAGCGGCCTAAGGATCGGGGGAGTAGCCTTTTGGAAAACCCAGTTCGCCGCGTCTATTGACCCTGTTGTCCAAAATTTCGCGAACGTCTTGGAAAGCGACTTGGATTTTGGCTCACTCTTTGATCGCGTGGAAGCGGGCGACTTTGCACTGATTGAAAACAAGCAGTATCTAGAACTCCAGGCAGGAGCTCGATACACTTACGGCAGCAGAACTACCATTCGTATCGTAGGGGAGTGTCTCCTGCCCTACAGTATAGGACTAGCCTTCCAGAAGAATTCTCCTCTGAAACAGGTCTTCGATGGGGCTATTTTGCGACTGTTCGAGTCTGGAGTCGTAAGTAAGTGGCAAGAGGAGGTCGTGGATTACTTTAGGCAGCAGTACAAGGAGAAAAGACAACAGAAAGCAGTAGCTGTGCAGAGTGACAACAGGCCCCTAAAACTGGAGCAGCTTCAAGGGGTATTTTACGTTCTGGGTATAGGGTGCATTTTATCGGCACTTCTCATGCTGGCTGAAGTCTTGGCTTTGCTTTAG